The following are encoded together in the Raineyella sp. LH-20 genome:
- a CDS encoding HAD hydrolase family protein — MIPRLIATDLDGTFLRPGGTVSAVNARAVRTALDEGVHVVFATGRPPTWMQPIVDLGLPHTPVIGCNGAIRYDAATGEIAEVVDIAPDLIAALGAHVREALPGATLGLQRPDAFGYEPGYMESPPEVPGYRCAPLEDLLPGGPVLKVLVQTYDTPLDAVLAVLRDVAGDALTLTWSTAGVAAGDRVLVEVGARGVDKAAMLARYCATLGVGSQDVAAFGDMPNDLGMLSWAGQAYVMPPTHPLLAEVGQAVDRPCADDGVGRTILQWFSRAGRTDSGRRP, encoded by the coding sequence CCGGCGGCACCGTCTCGGCGGTCAACGCCCGCGCCGTCCGGACCGCCCTCGACGAAGGCGTCCACGTCGTCTTCGCCACCGGACGCCCGCCCACCTGGATGCAGCCCATCGTCGACCTCGGCCTGCCCCACACCCCGGTGATCGGCTGCAACGGCGCGATCCGCTACGACGCCGCGACCGGCGAGATCGCCGAGGTGGTCGACATCGCCCCCGACCTCATCGCGGCACTGGGGGCCCATGTCCGGGAGGCCCTGCCGGGGGCAACCCTAGGGCTGCAGCGGCCCGACGCGTTCGGGTACGAGCCGGGGTACATGGAGTCCCCGCCGGAGGTGCCGGGCTATCGATGCGCCCCGTTGGAGGACCTGCTGCCGGGCGGCCCGGTGCTGAAGGTGCTGGTGCAGACGTACGACACGCCGCTGGACGCCGTGCTGGCCGTGCTGCGGGACGTGGCCGGCGACGCCCTGACGCTCACCTGGTCGACCGCCGGGGTGGCGGCCGGCGACCGGGTGCTGGTGGAGGTCGGCGCCCGCGGCGTGGACAAGGCGGCGATGCTGGCCCGCTACTGCGCCACGCTCGGCGTCGGGAGTCAGGACGTGGCCGCCTTCGGGGACATGCCGAACGACCTGGGGATGCTGAGCTGGGCCGGCCAGGCGTACGTGATGCCGCCGACCCACCCGCTGCTGGCCGAGGTCGGACAGGCCGTCGACCGTCCGTGCGCGGACGACGGAGTGGGCCGGACCATCCTGCAGTGGTTCAGCCGGGCGGGCCGGACGGACAGTGGCCGGCGCCCGTGA